The Rhizobium brockwellii region ATGAACGTGAAAATGGCCGCTTCGGAGAAAGTGTCGAGTTTCGCAGATATTATCCTCGCGCAGGGCGGAGATATATCCTCGAAACTCGACATGCTGCGGCGCGAGAAATTCCCGCCCAACGCACAGAAGTCGCTTCGCCAATTCTCATTAGCGGAAGTCGCGGACTTTGTCGGCGTTTCACAGAGCTATCTCAAGAAACTGCACCTCCAGGGAAAGGGTGTCGAGCCAAGCACCACCTCGACCGGCCGACGCTACTACACAGCAGATCAGGTGAACGAGCTTCGCCAACTTCTTGATCGGGTTCCGCACCGGCAGGCTGATGAGAAACTGCAGGTTATTGCAGTCGTCAACTTCAAAGGCGGCTCGGGTAAGACCACGACCTCGGCTCACCTCGCACAGTTTCTGGCGCTAAAGGGCTACCGGGTTCTAGCTGTCGATCTCGACCCTCAGGCATCGTTGACTGCGCTTTATGGCATTCAGCCAGAGTTGGACGAAAAAAAGTCCTTCTACGAAGCGCTGCGCTACGACGACGGACGCAAGTCCATCAAGGACGTTATCCAGCCTACCAATTTCCCAAACCTCGATGTAGTGCCAGCCAATCTCGAACTGCAAGAGTATGAGTACGACACACCGATTGCTATGCAGCGAAAAGATTCGACTGCCGGCAAGATGTTCTACACCCGTATCGGCGACGCGTTGGCAGAAGTCGACTATCGCTACGATGTTGTTGTTGTCGACTGCCCTCCCCAGCTTGGTTATCTGACGCTCACGGCGCTGACGGCAGCAACATCGGTCCTCATCACGGTGCACCCGCAGATGCTCGACATTATGTCGATGTCCCAATTCCTGCTCATGCTGGGCGAGATCCTAAAAAGTGTCGAAGGCGTCGGCGTCGACGTATCCCTGGACTGGTTCCGCTATCTGGTCACGCGGTACGAGCCAACCGATATACCGCAGCAACAAATGGTCGGTTTCATGCAGTCGATGTTTGCTGAGCACATGATGAAAAATCATATGGTCAAATCCACTGCCGTTTCCGACGCAGGTCTGACTAAGCAGAGCCTTTATGAGGTCGAGCGCGCTCAGTTTACGGCCGCGACATATGACCGAGCCCGTGAGTCGATGGACGCCGTCAATAACGAAGTTATCGAGCAACTTCAGAAGGCATGGGGGCGTCGCAATGCATAACCCGTTGTCAGCCGTACAAACTGCGACTTTCCGCAGCGATATCAGGAAGATGACCAAACCCGGAGTGTGGGTCCATGGCTCGTAAGGACATTTTTGCGAACATAACGTCTCCCGCGAACGCGGGTATAGAGCGTAAGGCAACGCCTGGATACGCCACCCATGGTGCTTCGAGGTCAATGATCAGCTC contains the following coding sequences:
- the repA gene encoding plasmid partitioning protein RepA — protein: MNVKMAASEKVSSFADIILAQGGDISSKLDMLRREKFPPNAQKSLRQFSLAEVADFVGVSQSYLKKLHLQGKGVEPSTTSTGRRYYTADQVNELRQLLDRVPHRQADEKLQVIAVVNFKGGSGKTTTSAHLAQFLALKGYRVLAVDLDPQASLTALYGIQPELDEKKSFYEALRYDDGRKSIKDVIQPTNFPNLDVVPANLELQEYEYDTPIAMQRKDSTAGKMFYTRIGDALAEVDYRYDVVVVDCPPQLGYLTLTALTAATSVLITVHPQMLDIMSMSQFLLMLGEILKSVEGVGVDVSLDWFRYLVTRYEPTDIPQQQMVGFMQSMFAEHMMKNHMVKSTAVSDAGLTKQSLYEVERAQFTAATYDRARESMDAVNNEVIEQLQKAWGRRNA